In Oryza sativa Japonica Group chromosome 3, ASM3414082v1, one DNA window encodes the following:
- the LOC136355769 gene encoding uncharacterized protein, giving the protein MGSCASKSVIEQRPPARHYTRKGRRARTNSRSIMPEAPKSRLNDSRGHMTDFSMSEVVHFETSSNHGKSEHSKTFHLTQMQWHHSQRDSNGCCKEDAWFDSVSILEDDSDDEFKSVNGDWPDDDNQMKSENASRFADALSRIGDLCRGVPMTLSVEQYLKRDNSNDPDRRSQSMAMCATRCLPSSFSFKGLKEANDADEKSKESSTPSRIRKLLHSFSFNDKMQQLTCGSPAKKKSTVIRLSYKRTSCDDYEDDSELGESEKYVVRPKGGTTILYRGEKPTSGCWSRIDPSLFKLRSETFLKDKKKCAAPNYAAYYPIGVDLFASHKKVQHIAQHIELPQVKPHDKLPSLLIVNIQMPTYPAAMFLGDSNGEGLSLVLYFKISEYFDKEVSEHFKESIMRFIENESEKVKGFASESTILYRDRLKIMAGLVNPEDLQLSSTERKLVQAYNEKPVLSRPQHNFFEGENYFEVDLDIHRFSYIARKGLESFRERLNNGILDLGLTIQAQKQDELPEQVLCCVRLNKIDFINHGQIPTIVTLDDK; this is encoded by the exons ATGGGTTCCTGTGCTTCCAAGTCTGTCATTGAGCAGAGACCACCAGCAAGGCACTATACCAGGAAAGGAAGAAGAGCTCGTACTAATTCCCGATCCATCATGCCAGAGGCGCCCAAGTCACGGTTGAACGATTCAAGAGGACACATGACTGACTTCTCAATGAGTGAGGTTGTCCATTTTGAGACATCATCAAACCATGGAAAATCAGAGCATTCCAAAACATTCCACCTCACACAGATGCAGTGGCACCACAGCCAGAGGGATTCCAATG GTTGCTGCAAAGAAGATGCCTGGTTTGACTCCGTCAGTATTCTCGAGGACGACTCCGACGATGAATTTAAGAGTGTCAATGGAG ATTGGCCTGATGATGATAACCAAATGAAGAGTGAGAACGCTTCCCGTTTTGCTGACGCACTCTCTCGCATCGGAGACTTATGCCGTGGGGTGCCCATGACATTATCTGTAGAACAGTATCTGAAAAGAGACAATA GTAATGATCCTGACCGTAGGAGCCAAAGCATGGCAATGTGCGCAACCAGGTGCCTACCAAGCTCCTTTAGCTTTAAGGGTTTGAAGGAGGCAAATGATGCTGATGAGAAGAGCAAAGAGAGCAGCACCCCATCTCGCATACGCAAGCTGTTGCATTCTTTCAGCTTCAATGACAAAATGCAGCAGCTGACCTGTGGAAGTCCAGCAAAAAAGAAGTCAACAGTCATTAGACTATCATACAAGAGAACATCATGTGATGACTATGAAGATGACAGCGAACTGG GCGAATCAGAGAAATATGTGGTCCGCCCCAAGGGAGGGACAACAATTCTGTATAGGGGAGAAAAGCCCACATCAGGATGTTGGTCACGGATTGATCCATCCCTCTTCAAGCTCAGGAGTGAAACCTTCCTCAA AGACAAGAAGAAATGTGCTGCTCCAAACTATGCTGCTTATTATCCTATAGGTGTGGACTTGTTTGCCAGCCACAAGAAGGTTCAACACATTGCTCAGCACATTGAGCTTCCACAAGTCAAACCACATGACAAGCTCCCTTCACTTTTAATTGTTAACATCCAG ATGCCCACCTATCCTGCTGCTATGTTCCTCGGCGACAGTAATGGAGAAGGATTGAGCCTTGTCTTGTACTTCAAAATCTCAGAGTACTTCGACAAGGAGGTTTCAGAGCATTTCAAGGAGTCCATTATG AGATTTATTGAGAATGAAAGTGAGAAGGTTAAAGGGTTCGCATCAGAATCAACAATCCTTTATAGAGACCGGTTAAAGATCATGGCTGGACTGGTTAACCCAGAGGATCTTCAATTGAGTTCCACAGAGAGGAAGCTTGTCCAAGCATATAATGAGAAGCCAGTCCTCTCACGACCCCAACATAATTTCTTTGAG GGAGAGAACTATTTTGAGGTAGACCTTGATATACACCGATTCAGCTATATTGCAAGGAAGGGATTGGAATCATTCCGAGAACGCCTGAATAATGGAATCCTTGACCTGGGTTTGACAATTCAG GCCCAGAAGCAAGATGAACTCCCTGAGCAGGTCCTCTGCTGCGTTAGGCTGAACAAGATTGATTTCATTAACCATGGGCAAATTCCAACTATCGTCACATTGGATGACAAGTGA